From the Brevibacillus choshinensis genome, one window contains:
- a CDS encoding ATP-binding cassette domain-containing protein, with product MYAFQINNLSYVYPNGEKALSDISGAIPFNSKVVVLGSSGSGKTTLAHQLSGLKFPNAGSVHLFGEEMNTKCKHMLRQRIAFVEQEVKPTLFIRTVWEYVTAGVFKKSLEKVERIRVAETALGIVGMLDSKFRSISYLSAGQKRRMAIARAIATQADILVLDDPISGLDPEGYSNVYAILEGLHLMGKTLIVMTSDVDFASSWSDHLFILSGGSLLESGSPSLTVNEELMRKARLRLPMVSIPFSSIPELRFHTIPRTVDEARQVLREIVQR from the coding sequence ATGTATGCATTTCAGATCAATAATCTGTCTTATGTTTATCCCAACGGGGAAAAAGCTTTATCCGACATATCTGGAGCAATTCCTTTTAACAGTAAAGTAGTCGTACTAGGAAGCAGTGGGTCAGGGAAAACGACACTCGCGCACCAATTGAGTGGATTGAAATTTCCGAATGCCGGGTCTGTTCATTTATTTGGAGAAGAAATGAACACGAAGTGTAAGCATATGCTCCGACAGCGCATTGCTTTCGTAGAGCAAGAAGTAAAACCTACCCTCTTCATTCGAACGGTTTGGGAATACGTAACGGCAGGAGTGTTCAAGAAATCATTGGAAAAAGTCGAAAGGATTCGGGTGGCAGAAACGGCACTTGGGATCGTAGGAATGCTGGATTCAAAATTCCGAAGCATCAGTTACTTGAGTGCGGGTCAAAAAAGGAGAATGGCCATTGCAAGAGCCATTGCCACCCAAGCGGATATTCTTGTCTTGGATGACCCAATAAGCGGATTAGATCCAGAGGGCTATTCAAATGTATACGCGATTTTAGAAGGGCTTCATCTTATGGGGAAAACACTCATTGTCATGACATCTGATGTTGATTTTGCTTCATCCTGGAGTGATCACTTGTTCATATTGAGTGGAGGCAGTTTGCTGGAATCAGGTTCTCCCTCTCTTACAGTCAATGAGGAGCTCATGCGGAAAGCACGTTTGCGGCTGCCAATGGTTTCCATTCCTTTTTCAAGCATACCTGAACTCCGATTCCATACGATTCCGCGAACGGTAGATGAGGCAAGGCAGGTGCTAAGGGAAATAGTTCAACGGTAA
- a CDS encoding HoxN/HupN/NixA family nickel/cobalt transporter produces MSTEVISLIMLALLLGFRHGIDWDHIAAITDLVGGERQKKKGFVLAFWYAIGHEAVIVILGGLAVLFGLTMPEWVDNVMERVVGITLILLAAFLITSLFRNSQEVIMVSRWRILFTGFYNLFTKLTGRYFGKYRSFDSQINIDVTRSGAFAIGIAHGIGAETPTQLMLFTAVTSVGSPEHGLVAVLAFAIGLLVSHTVLALACLFGFTQVLKNRLAFRGLAIATSVYSIGLGTLCILGKSSILPSIL; encoded by the coding sequence ATGAGCACTGAAGTTATTAGCCTGATTATGCTAGCTTTACTTTTAGGATTTCGGCATGGAATTGATTGGGATCACATAGCCGCTATCACGGATCTGGTCGGGGGAGAACGCCAGAAGAAAAAAGGATTTGTGTTAGCCTTTTGGTACGCGATTGGGCATGAAGCGGTGATTGTCATACTCGGAGGATTGGCGGTTTTGTTTGGTTTAACCATGCCTGAGTGGGTCGATAACGTGATGGAAAGGGTTGTGGGGATTACACTCATTCTATTAGCTGCCTTCTTGATTACCTCTCTCTTTCGAAATAGCCAAGAAGTGATCATGGTGAGCAGATGGAGAATCCTTTTTACTGGATTTTACAATTTGTTTACCAAGCTCACGGGGCGATATTTTGGTAAATATCGAAGCTTTGACTCCCAAATCAATATAGATGTTACGCGTTCTGGGGCATTCGCGATTGGGATTGCGCATGGGATCGGAGCCGAAACCCCCACTCAATTGATGCTGTTTACAGCTGTTACTAGCGTCGGAAGTCCGGAGCATGGCCTGGTAGCCGTGCTGGCATTTGCCATCGGCTTATTGGTTTCCCACACTGTGTTAGCCTTAGCTTGTTTATTTGGGTTTACACAGGTTCTTAAAAATAGATTGGCATTTCGAGGGTTGGCAATAGCTACCTCCGTTTACAGCATAGGATTGGGAACGCTATGCATCCTGGGGAAGTCCTCGATACTCCCATCTATTTTATAA
- the speB gene encoding agmatinase, with amino-acid sequence MGFFDNHGLSYRAKKGIENKEDLLGVIAAEKEKEVPKIKAEEEIRRGLEYGLEAAESIGDRTISCFSRGSLPPYSGINTFLKVPYLEDVRDVGKYDVAFMGVPFDIGTTYRSGTRFGPQAIRRISSLYTSFSFELGVDLKESLNMVDIGDVFTIANIEKSFDQITKAVSHVISSGTMPIIFGGDHAIGYPCLRAVAENVEGKVGIIHLDRHIDMGEKDMDERMHGTPWFHATNIPNAPAENLVQVGQGGWISPREGYSNARERKTTIITMADVERMGIEKAAEAALETAWKGAKAVYLSFDIDSIDPGFAPGTGTPEPGGFLPREALKFLQLVAKEGVCAMEVVEVSPPYDVSDKTALLAARAVLDVLGTMVVNGKIGKKITS; translated from the coding sequence ATGGGGTTCTTCGATAATCATGGATTAAGCTACAGAGCCAAAAAAGGAATAGAGAACAAGGAAGATCTACTAGGTGTGATTGCAGCTGAAAAAGAAAAGGAAGTCCCGAAAATAAAGGCTGAAGAGGAAATTCGACGCGGCTTGGAATATGGACTTGAAGCTGCGGAATCCATTGGCGATAGGACCATTTCATGCTTCTCCAGAGGATCGTTACCTCCTTATTCGGGAATCAACACGTTTTTGAAAGTTCCTTATCTAGAGGATGTACGTGATGTTGGAAAATACGATGTGGCGTTTATGGGCGTGCCATTTGACATCGGAACCACGTACCGCTCAGGAACCCGCTTTGGTCCGCAAGCGATTCGTCGCATTTCAAGCCTGTATACTTCTTTCTCTTTTGAATTGGGCGTTGATTTGAAAGAATCATTAAATATGGTGGATATCGGTGATGTCTTCACTATCGCTAATATTGAAAAGAGCTTCGACCAAATTACGAAAGCAGTTTCTCACGTAATCAGCTCAGGAACGATGCCGATTATCTTTGGCGGCGATCACGCCATTGGCTATCCTTGCCTGCGGGCCGTAGCCGAAAATGTGGAAGGGAAGGTTGGAATCATCCATCTGGATCGCCATATTGACATGGGGGAAAAAGATATGGATGAACGAATGCATGGCACACCATGGTTCCATGCAACCAACATCCCAAATGCACCTGCTGAAAACTTGGTTCAGGTTGGACAAGGTGGCTGGATAAGTCCAAGAGAGGGCTATTCAAATGCCCGAGAAAGAAAAACGACCATTATCACCATGGCTGACGTTGAACGGATGGGAATTGAAAAGGCAGCTGAAGCAGCTTTGGAGACCGCTTGGAAAGGAGCAAAAGCCGTATACTTAAGCTTTGACATCGACAGTATCGATCCTGGTTTCGCTCCGGGTACAGGAACGCCGGAACCAGGCGGATTTTTGCCACGCGAGGCGTTAAAGTTTTTGCAATTAGTCGCCAAAGAAGGCGTTTGTGCAATGGAAGTCGTGGAGGTCTCTCCACCTTATGATGTTAGTGACAAGACAGCTCTCTTGGCCGCTCGTGCTGTGTTGGATGTACTGGGCACGATGGTAGTAAACGGAAAAATCGGCAAGAAAATCACTTCATAG
- the speE gene encoding polyamine aminopropyltransferase, whose translation MELWFNEKQTEAFGISVRVKETLVTEKTEYQDLAIVDTYEFGRMLTLDGMVMTTIKDEFTYHEMMAHPILASHPNPRHVLIVGGGDGGVVREVLKHPKVEKVVHVEIDSKVIEYSKKYLPEIAVGLSDPRVEVIVGDGFMHIHENKNKYDVVMVDSTEPIGPAVPLFERGFFQGIYEALKEDGMFVAQTDNPWFKSDLIRKVNRDIKEIFPITRLYTANVPTYPSGLWAFQIGSKKHDPLAVELDIDFLNKMETKYYSPAIHKACFVLPKFVEELVK comes from the coding sequence ATGGAATTATGGTTTAACGAAAAACAGACTGAGGCTTTTGGAATTTCAGTGAGAGTTAAAGAGACGCTAGTAACGGAAAAAACGGAATATCAAGATTTGGCCATCGTTGACACATACGAATTCGGGCGAATGCTTACCCTCGATGGTATGGTGATGACAACGATCAAAGATGAATTTACTTATCACGAGATGATGGCACATCCAATATTAGCTTCTCATCCCAATCCACGGCACGTTCTTATTGTCGGGGGAGGAGATGGGGGTGTTGTTCGTGAAGTGTTAAAACACCCAAAAGTAGAAAAAGTAGTGCATGTTGAAATCGACAGCAAGGTCATTGAGTATTCCAAAAAGTATCTTCCTGAGATAGCTGTAGGCTTGAGCGATCCTCGAGTCGAAGTGATAGTAGGGGACGGGTTCATGCACATCCATGAAAATAAGAACAAATATGATGTCGTAATGGTCGACTCAACGGAGCCGATAGGACCAGCTGTCCCTTTGTTTGAACGGGGTTTTTTCCAAGGGATTTACGAAGCACTAAAAGAAGACGGGATGTTTGTAGCTCAAACAGACAACCCTTGGTTCAAATCGGATCTCATTCGAAAGGTGAACCGTGACATCAAGGAGATTTTTCCTATCACCCGTCTCTATACAGCCAATGTTCCTACGTATCCAAGTGGATTGTGGGCATTCCAGATAGGTTCCAAAAAGCATGATCCTCTAGCAGTAGAGTTAGACATAGATTTCCTCAATAAAATGGAGACGAAATATTACTCTCCTGCTATTCACAAGGCTTGTTTTGTATTGCCGAAGTTTGTAGAAGAGCTTGTGAAATAA
- a CDS encoding ABC transporter substrate-binding protein, which yields MRNKLALKTALITGLLALGITGCGSVQEGTPATKEPATNAEQPKKALTLDEITNLAKQEGQVVSVGMPDGWANWKDTWNDLKTKYGLSHTDTDLSSSEEIAKFEAEKDNPTADIGDVGIAFGPIAVEKGLTQPYKTTHWDDIPDWAKDDQGHWLVGYQGTIAVLTDKKLVPNPPKTWDELLKGDYKVIVDDVAKSNQAQMTVLAAAMSHGGNEGNVQPGLEYFAELAKQGRLASMDVRPTNLEKGEVPVALLWDFTALGYRDKIDPNRFEVTILKEGSVVSGYTTIINKYAPHPHAAMLAREYILSDEGQINLARGYARPIRSNVKLPDDVTKKLISPEQYQNVKPISDYKVWDKTAKQLPQLWQEQVLVHVK from the coding sequence GTGAGAAACAAGCTTGCTCTGAAAACGGCTTTGATAACGGGACTGTTAGCGCTAGGGATTACCGGCTGCGGAAGTGTTCAAGAAGGCACCCCAGCTACAAAAGAGCCTGCAACAAATGCTGAACAACCCAAAAAAGCGCTAACGCTAGATGAGATTACAAATCTGGCAAAGCAAGAAGGACAAGTGGTCAGTGTGGGAATGCCGGATGGTTGGGCAAACTGGAAGGACACGTGGAATGATTTAAAAACAAAATACGGGTTAAGCCACACAGACACTGACCTGTCCAGCTCCGAAGAAATTGCCAAATTTGAGGCAGAAAAAGATAACCCAACCGCCGATATCGGGGATGTAGGCATTGCTTTCGGACCTATCGCTGTCGAAAAAGGCTTAACACAGCCTTATAAAACCACCCATTGGGATGATATACCTGATTGGGCAAAAGATGATCAGGGACATTGGTTGGTAGGCTATCAAGGGACAATCGCTGTTTTGACCGATAAAAAACTGGTACCGAATCCACCCAAAACATGGGATGAACTGTTAAAAGGCGATTATAAAGTAATTGTTGATGATGTGGCCAAGTCAAACCAGGCACAAATGACTGTATTGGCTGCTGCCATGTCTCATGGAGGAAATGAGGGAAATGTTCAGCCTGGTCTTGAATATTTTGCCGAATTGGCCAAGCAAGGCAGGTTGGCTTCCATGGATGTAAGACCTACCAATCTGGAAAAAGGTGAAGTGCCTGTTGCGCTTCTGTGGGATTTCACAGCGTTGGGTTACCGGGACAAGATTGACCCTAATCGTTTCGAAGTGACGATTCTAAAAGAGGGTAGCGTCGTCAGCGGCTATACGACCATCATCAATAAGTATGCTCCACATCCTCATGCAGCCATGTTGGCTCGGGAATACATTTTAAGTGATGAAGGGCAAATCAATCTTGCCAGAGGGTATGCCCGACCGATTCGCTCCAATGTGAAGCTGCCGGACGATGTAACCAAAAAACTGATCTCTCCCGAGCAATATCAGAATGTAAAACCGATCTCTGATTACAAGGTATGGGACAAGACTGCGAAACAGCTACCACAACTGTGGCAAGAACAAGTATTGGTACATGTGAAATAG
- a CDS encoding alkaline phosphatase family protein, giving the protein MNKVIMVVIDGLQYQVASTQMGYLNHLVELNKAAYYKVKSELPSMSRPLYEVLLTGTPSSVNGITSNDIQRLSTQKSLFHLTKENGMRNAASAFYWVSELYNRAPFHKVEDRQQADETKPIQYGTFYYDDFYPDSHLLLDAEVLRRKHDPHFLYIHTMGVDNTGHIYGSDSKQYRKAAINMDSQLAELIPAWIKEGYHIVITADHGMNTDGTHGGTGNDERDVPFFIISERVKPGYHEQVIPQLAMSPFICKLLGISPSEAMIEYDFSGIMV; this is encoded by the coding sequence ATGAACAAGGTGATAATGGTAGTGATTGATGGCTTGCAGTATCAGGTTGCTTCTACTCAAATGGGGTACCTGAATCATTTGGTTGAGTTGAATAAAGCGGCTTATTACAAAGTGAAATCCGAGCTGCCAAGCATGTCCCGTCCCCTTTATGAAGTGCTGCTGACAGGTACGCCTTCGAGTGTCAATGGGATCACCAGCAATGATATTCAACGTCTGTCTACGCAAAAAAGCTTGTTCCACCTGACGAAAGAAAATGGAATGCGGAATGCAGCTTCCGCTTTCTATTGGGTGAGCGAGCTATATAATCGGGCTCCTTTTCACAAGGTGGAAGATCGACAGCAGGCTGATGAAACAAAGCCGATCCAGTATGGAACGTTCTATTACGATGATTTTTACCCCGACTCACATCTTCTCTTGGATGCGGAAGTGCTACGTAGAAAACACGACCCTCACTTTCTCTATATCCATACAATGGGGGTTGATAACACTGGACATATCTATGGATCAGATTCGAAACAGTATCGAAAAGCTGCCATCAATATGGACAGCCAGTTAGCCGAGTTAATCCCTGCATGGATCAAGGAAGGATACCATATTGTCATTACGGCGGACCATGGCATGAATACGGATGGGACGCATGGGGGGACCGGCAATGACGAGAGGGATGTACCGTTCTTCATCATAAGTGAACGGGTGAAGCCGGGATACCACGAACAGGTGATACCGCAACTAGCAATGTCTCCATTCATTTGCAAATTGCTTGGAATCTCGCCGTCTGAAGCCATGATTGAATACGACTTTTCCGGGATTATGGTTTGA
- a CDS encoding ABC transporter permease, giving the protein MKQKTLLFSLVAMLPFAVLVIAFEIVPLIGMLIDSFSKDEGGGYGLQQYITALTNPYYSKGMLNSLLISLYSSLIGIGIALVASYSITQMPKKIQSMMITFSNMTSNFSGVPLAFAYIILLGTSGIFTLLSKDFGWDILSAFDLYSWSGLVAVYVYFQIPLAILLLYPTYAGIQKSWRESAALLGASSWQFWRYIGLPVIFPSVVGTFSILFANAMGAYATAYALVGGSYNLVPIRIGALVSGDVVSQPHLGSALAMILGLMMIGAMWINERMMRRVRRDLR; this is encoded by the coding sequence ATGAAACAGAAGACCTTGCTATTTTCGCTCGTGGCCATGCTTCCTTTCGCAGTTCTGGTCATAGCATTTGAGATCGTACCACTGATCGGAATGCTGATTGACAGCTTTTCAAAGGATGAAGGCGGAGGATACGGATTGCAGCAGTATATTACTGCATTGACCAATCCCTATTATTCAAAGGGCATGCTCAATAGTTTGCTCATCTCCCTTTATTCCAGTCTCATTGGTATCGGAATAGCGCTGGTAGCATCTTATTCGATCACGCAAATGCCGAAAAAAATTCAATCCATGATGATTACATTTTCCAATATGACTTCCAATTTTTCAGGTGTTCCTCTTGCATTCGCGTATATCATTTTGCTTGGAACCAGCGGGATTTTCACACTGCTATCCAAGGACTTTGGATGGGATATCTTATCTGCATTTGATTTATATAGCTGGAGTGGTCTCGTGGCAGTCTATGTTTATTTTCAAATCCCCTTGGCCATCCTGCTGCTTTATCCAACGTACGCCGGTATCCAAAAATCGTGGAGAGAATCCGCAGCACTCTTGGGAGCATCCTCTTGGCAATTTTGGAGATATATCGGACTCCCGGTCATTTTTCCGAGTGTGGTTGGGACTTTTAGCATCCTGTTTGCCAATGCGATGGGGGCATATGCAACAGCGTATGCTTTGGTTGGAGGCAGCTACAATTTGGTACCTATACGGATCGGTGCATTAGTAAGCGGAGATGTGGTCAGCCAACCTCACCTAGGAAGTGCGCTGGCAATGATTTTGGGACTGATGATGATCGGGGCCATGTGGATAAACGAACGGATGATGCGAAGGGTAAGGAGAGATTTGCGATGA